GGCGAGCCTGCGCAACAGTGTCAGCGCACTGCAGGCCCAGGGCGTCAACAAGATCTTTCTGGTCTCACACCTGGGGTACACCCTGGAGCAGGAGGTGGCGCGGACCGTCTCCGGCATTGACGTGATTGTTGGTGGGCACTCGCACACCCTGCTGGGCACCTTCACCAACAAGGACTTCCCGGCCAGCGAGGGGCCGTACCCAACCATTCTGCCGAACCCGGACGGCAACCGGACCCTGCTGGTGGCAGCGTGGGAGTGGGGCAAAGTGCTGGGGCGCCTGAAAGTGACCTTCAATGACAGCGGTGCGGTCGAAAGCTGGGAGGGGAACCCCGTGCCCGTCACCGCTGACATCGCTGAAGACCCCACCGCCAAGCGCATGGTGGAGACGCTGACCGTGCCGATTGCGAACCTGCGCCAACGGGTGATCGGGCAAACCACGCGCGGCCTGAACGGCAACCGGGAGATCGTGCGCCGGCGCGAGAGCACCATGGCGAACGTGCTGGCCGACGCCGCGCTGGCCGCCGCGCAGAATGCTGGCGCACAACTCGCGTTCGTGAATGGCGGTGGCGTGCGGGCCAGCATCAACGCTGGCCCGATTACCTTTGACGAGGCCATCACGGTGCAGCCATTCGGCAACACCCTGACGGTTCTGACCCTGACGGGGACCCAGATCAAGGCGGCACTGGAACACGGCGTGGCCACCTGGAGTGAGAACAAGGGGCAGTTCCTGCATGTCAGCCGCGGCGTGAGTTACACCTTTGACCTGGGGCGCCCAGCGGGCAGCCGCGTGACGGCCGTGACCCTGAACGGCCAGCCGCTCGTCGACGCCCAAGCCTACAAGGTGGCCATGAACAACTTCACGGCGGGTGGAGGGGACGGGTTCACGATGTTTCAGGGTGCGCCCCGCCTGGACACGGGGACGCTGGACGTGGACATCCTGGTGCGTTACCTGCAGGGGCAGCCTGCGGTGGACGCTGAGCCAGAAGGCCGTATCGTGATTCTCAACGAGCCCAAGTGAACAGGACAAACGGCGCCCCCAATGGGCGCCGCCGCATGAAAGCCTGACCCATGTCAGGCTTCTTCAGTGTACAGGTGAGGTGAACGACGGCCACGCCACCCCCAGTGTGGTCGGCACAACGGGTCGCCTGCAGTCCGCACCGGCAGCAGAGGCCAGGGGAAGACTCCTTTGGCCTCTGCTGCTGTTCAGGTCAACAGGGGGCCGAAGGGGACGCTTCCGTGGGTGGGCGTCGGCGTGACGGACAGACTGGCGGTGACCGCCAGGATGAGGCTCAACAGCGCCACTTCCAGTGACAGCAGGGCGTCCACGCGGCCCTGATACGCCAGGCGTCGCCGGAGCAGGCCCGCCACCCCCAGCGTCACGCCAACGAACACCAGTTTCAGCAGCAGCAGCCGGCCGTAACGGCTGTCCAGCGTGGGCACGCCGCCAGCATGTTCCCAGGTGGCCACCATGCCCGTCACACCCAGCACCAGCACACAGGCCGTGGCCACCGGTGCGAAGCGGGTCAGGGCTGCCAGACGGCCGTCCGGCCAGGCCACCAACGTGAGCACGCCGCCAAGCCAGACGGCCATTGCGCCGCCATGCGCCGCGTGGAGAAGCCGAACGCTGGGACCATGGCCAGCACCGTGCCCCAGTCCGCCCAGCCCCCAGAGCAGCGCGCCGGCGGCCGCCAGGCTGATCCAGGCTGGCCAGCGCACCAACGCGCCGGCCAGGAGTAGCGCCGTTCCGAGCAGGAGCGTGAGCACGGCCCGGCCCGGCACGGTCTGCTGAAGGTAGGCGGGCACATCGGTCGGGGTCAGGTAGCCCAGGGCGGCCAGTGGCAGGGCGACCTGGGCGGCGCTCGCCATCAGGAGCAGGCCAGCACCCAGGGCCAGCGGGCGCACGCCAGGCTGTCCGTCAGGTCGCCACGCCCGCGCGGCGACGCCGCCAAGCAGCAACGCCGTGCCCACATAAATCAGCCATTTGGCCAGAATCAGGAGAGACACCCGTCAGCCCTACCGGACGGTGAAGGTGCGGAAGTCGGTCACCGGATGGCTGTCATCCGACAGAATTTTCCAAGTCACCACGTAAAGTCCACGGGGCAGGGCCGCTTTCAGGGGCAGCCGAATGATGGCCGCGGTGGCGGGCAAGGTCACCGCTTTGCTCGCCAAGGAAGGGGCGTCCGCCCGCAGGGTCAGTGCTTGACCTGCCGCCTTCTGTGGGCTCGTCCCGGCTGGCACTTTCATCACGCGGAAGGTGGAAAATCGGGTGGTTAGGGGCTCACTGAACTGCAGAGTGACGGTCGCAGGCGCCGCCACCGTCGTGCCAGCAGCTGGGGTGATGCGGGTCAGGTCCGCGTGCGCCAGGGCGGCGCCGGACACCAGCAGGGCCAGGGCCAGCAGCCGAGGAAACAGCCCCCTCACTTGACGGTCACCACACTGGCGGGACCCTTCTCCGGATCCTGGCCGTCCCAGGCGGCCACCGAGCCGTCACTGTAGGTCTGATAGATCTTCCAGGTCAGGTCACCCGCGGCGGCTGGATTGCGGGCCTGGAAGAAAAAACGCGCGTACTCCATAGGGGCCACGCGGCCCTTCCAGACCACTTCGGTGACCAGGCCATCGGCATTCCTGGTGACCGTGCGGGTGAAGCCAGGGGTGACCTCAAAGCGGGTGATGCTCAGCCCCGCTGGCACGACCAGGCGAATCTGGGTGGTCCTGATTTCTTTTTCGGTGGGGACATTGACGCGGTACGTCTCGGTGACGCCCACCTTGCTTTCACTCAGGCCGCTCTCGGTGCGGACGGTGGCGTGGGCGGCGGCCACAGACAGCAAGGTGGCGGTGAGCAGGGCTGCAACGGAACGAATCATGGCACTCCTCAATGAACAGTGAGTCGGGCGGCTGAACGGGCGGCAGGGCCCGTCACCGGGCCTGTGCGGCGGGTCAATCCGCAGCCGGGTGGTGCGCGGGCTTGCACGCGCCACCCCGGGCGCAGGGCCAGTTGGCCGGGTGGCCGCACCACCAGACGCGGCTGGAGAAGCGCGCGCCCCCGGCCCGGCTCAGGGTCGGGCACCAGCGCAAACGCCGCCGAGAAACAGAACACGCAGTGGGCGCCGTGCCCCTCGGCCGGCTCGGCCGGCCCGCTGGGTCCAGAATGCCCCGCATGCGCGGCTGCGCCTGGGTGGCCAGGGCCAGAGGCTCGCGGCCCAGGTACACGAAGGCGCCGAGGACACTCAGGACACTCAGCAGCCAGCGCATCTGGGCCTGGGCCATCTGTTGCGCCTTCACCTGGACCAGCTCACCTTGGGCCCCCGCTGATGGTGATCAGGGTGTTGGAACCCTTCTGCACGGCCGTGTAGTGCAACTCGGCCGGCACGGTGCGGCCCATGAAGGCCGAGTAGTGGGTGGCCTCCCGCAGTTCGTCGTCCAGCAGCACAAAGCCTTTGTCTCTCAGAACCTGGGCCGCAATCAGCGGTTGCCAGCCGGACACCAGATACTGCTCGACCCGGCTCTCTCCAGCCTGGACTTCCCGGCGGTAACTCTGGCTGTCCGGACAGGTGGGGCTCAGGCCCGCGGGGAGCGGCGCCAGACCGTTCCACAGCGTCCCCGGCGTCTCAATGCAGTACAGCGGCGAGCGCCAGCGCAGGCTGTCCACTAGCCACCACCCGACCGGCATGCTCACCACTGCGCCGCCCAGCAGGGCAATCGTTAGCGTCCGCCGTTGACCATTACTCGGTCGCATGATCCAGGGCATTGCGGATGGTGGTCGTGACGTGGTGGTCAAGCAGGCGGTAATACGCAATGCGGCCTTCCTTGCGGAAGGTGACGATTCGGCCGGTGCGTAGCAGGCGCAGTTGGTGACTGACGGCACTCTCGCTGATGCCCACCACCGCCGCCAGATCACAGACGCACAGTTCGGTGGTCTTCAGCGCACTTAGAATCCTGAGCCGAGTGGGGTCCGCCATCAGTTTCAAGAAGGCGGCGGCGTCCTCGATGCAGACGTCCTCAGGCTGATGGGTGCGCGCCAGTTGGACGGCCTCCGGATGCAGGCAGGTCACTTCACACACGTCGTCCTGAGAGGTGGTTCTCATTACGTCAGTGTAGACGCTGGTTGCTAAACTCGCCGTCACTGCATCACCGTCCTCACGTCTGCAGCGATCCGGTCCGTGAGGTTCAATTGCGTGTAGTCCCAGACCACCCGCCGGTTGCCCTCACGGTCCACCAGGTACACGCCGGTCGTGTGGTTGACGTCGTAGCGGTCGGGCGCCGTGATATTCGAATACTCAAACCCGACGCCCCAGGCGGCCGCCGCCTGACGCAGCGGCACCTTGGGAATAACGAGGCCGCGGGCGTCCGGGCTGAAATAGCGCACGTACGAGCGCAGCTTCGCCGGCGTGTCCCGCCCAGGATCAACCGTTACCAGCAGACTCACAAAGTCCTTGCGGCGCCGCTCTGGAAGCGTCTGGCGTACCCGTTCCAGGGCCGCCAGGGTGGTGGGACAGATATTGGGGCAATTTAGAAAGCCGAAAAAGACGGCGACAGTTTTGCCCCTGAAATCAGCCAGCGCCAGGGGCCGGCCGTCGTCGCCGGTACCGGCCAGGGGCGGGGCCACCGTGCCAGGCGGGTAGGCTGTGCCGAGCAGGCCCTGCGGGTTGCGCAGGCGGCTGTAGAGCAGGGTGAGGGACAGCAGGGCCGCCACGGCCAGCAGCGCCAAGGTGAGCGAGCGCTGCCAGGACCGGGGGGCCTGTGCGAGGGGCAGGGAGTCAGACGTCATGGTGTGTCCTTCAACAGGGGGGAATTAAGGGTGAAGATGGGTGTTGGCCGTGCGGTGGGCACCGGGCGCCTCAAGCTGCACTGTGACGTGCTCAATCCCGTGCCGGCTGGCCACTTCGCTGATCCGGGCGTGCAGGTCGGCAGGTGGGGCCGGACTGACCAGATGCGCCGTGAGGCTGAGCTGGCGACTGCTGACGCTCCACACATGCAGATCGTGTACATCTGTCACGCCCGGCAGGGCGGCGAGCTCAGACCTCAGCGCGCTGAGGTCCAGAGCGTCCGGCACCCCTTCCATCAGGACATTGACGCTCGCCTTGAGCAGCTGCCAGGTTCTCGGCAACACCCACAGGCCGATCAACGCGCCCAGCACCGGATCAATCCAGGTCTGGCCGGTGAAGCGGATCAGGAGCGCGCCCACA
The genomic region above belongs to Deinococcus grandis and contains:
- a CDS encoding bifunctional metallophosphatase/5'-nucleotidase, whose amino-acid sequence is MTRFSLALLTTALLSSAQAAPLTVTVLHTDDLHGRLEPTKIGDNLYGGYARQATLVKQFSAQDPNPLVLSGGDTFQGTLFYNVYKGLADVLFMNLMGYDAMAVGNHEFDDGPEALAKFAERATFPLLAANLDVTAEPLLKDRIRPYAVMTVGGQQVGVIGAVTPDLPQISSPGPNVKMLELMASLRNSVSALQAQGVNKIFLVSHLGYTLEQEVARTVSGIDVIVGGHSHTLLGTFTNKDFPASEGPYPTILPNPDGNRTLLVAAWEWGKVLGRLKVTFNDSGAVESWEGNPVPVTADIAEDPTAKRMVETLTVPIANLRQRVIGQTTRGLNGNREIVRRRESTMANVLADAALAAAQNAGAQLAFVNGGGVRASINAGPITFDEAITVQPFGNTLTVLTLTGTQIKAALEHGVATWSENKGQFLHVSRGVSYTFDLGRPAGSRVTAVTLNGQPLVDAQAYKVAMNNFTAGGGDGFTMFQGAPRLDTGTLDVDILVRYLQGQPAVDAEPEGRIVILNEPK
- a CDS encoding copper resistance protein CopC, giving the protein MRGLFPRLLALALLVSGAALAHADLTRITPAAGTTVAAPATVTLQFSEPLTTRFSTFRVMKVPAGTSPQKAAGQALTLRADAPSLASKAVTLPATAAIIRLPLKAALPRGLYVVTWKILSDDSHPVTDFRTFTVR
- a CDS encoding ArsR/SmtB family transcription factor translates to MRTTSQDDVCEVTCLHPEAVQLARTHQPEDVCIEDAAAFLKLMADPTRLRILSALKTTELCVCDLAAVVGISESAVSHQLRLLRTGRIVTFRKEGRIAYYRLLDHHVTTTIRNALDHATE
- a CDS encoding CopD family protein → MSLLILAKWLIYVGTALLLGGVAARAWRPDGQPGVRPLALGAGLLLMASAAQVALPLAALGYLTPTDVPAYLQQTVPGRAVLTLLLGTALLLAGALVRWPAWISLAAAGALLWGLGGLGHGAGHGPSVRLLHAAHGGAMAVWLGGVLTLVAWPDGRLAALTRFAPVATACVLVLGVTGMVATWEHAGGVPTLDSRYGRLLLLKLVFVGVTLGVAGLLRRRLAYQGRVDALLSLEVALLSLILAVTASLSVTPTPTHGSVPFGPLLT
- a CDS encoding DUF1775 domain-containing protein, with protein sequence MAAAHATVRTESGLSESKVGVTETYRVNVPTEKEIRTTQIRLVVPAGLSITRFEVTPGFTRTVTRNADGLVTEVVWKGRVAPMEYARFFFQARNPAAAGDLTWKIYQTYSDGSVAAWDGQDPEKGPASVVTVK
- a CDS encoding SCO family protein translates to MTSDSLPLAQAPRSWQRSLTLALLAVAALLSLTLLYSRLRNPQGLLGTAYPPGTVAPPLAGTGDDGRPLALADFRGKTVAVFFGFLNCPNICPTTLAALERVRQTLPERRRKDFVSLLVTVDPGRDTPAKLRSYVRYFSPDARGLVIPKVPLRQAAAAWGVGFEYSNITAPDRYDVNHTTGVYLVDREGNRRVVWDYTQLNLTDRIAADVRTVMQ